In a genomic window of Brassica rapa cultivar Chiifu-401-42 chromosome A10, CAAS_Brap_v3.01, whole genome shotgun sequence:
- the LOC103844230 gene encoding uncharacterized protein At4g13230, giving the protein MHSLMLSSKLAEVLIYSGKTARSFPLCKAFVSTSRPLQGKEEAEQCQKVKEAAEAVKEGAQAVKETTEYIQDVASTTANRVSKMTKDVTEKVTETTDSITEKAKGSVSGVLGTAKNATDIIKNKILGGD; this is encoded by the exons ATGCATTCGTTGATGCTTTCATCAAAATTGGCCGAAGTTCTGATCTATAGTGGAAAAACAGCAAGGAGTTTTCCACTATGCAAAGCATTCGTTTCAACGTCAAGGCCCTTACAG GGAAAAGAAGAGGCAGAGCAATGCCAAAAGGTGAAAGAAGCAGCAGAGGCGGTGAAGGAAGGAGCACAGGCGGTAAAAGAAACCACCGAGTATATCCAAGATGTCGCTTCTACTACGGCTAACCGT GTGAGTAAGATGACAAAGGATGTGACCGAGAAAGTTACTGAGACAACGGATTCTATCACTGAGAAAGCTAAAGGATCTGTATCTGGAGTTTTGGGCACAGCCAAAAACGCTACTGATatcatcaaaaataaaattcttggTGGTGATTAG
- the LOC103844229 gene encoding probable pectate lyase 1 gives MAVLPTWILAMMCLLFFVGAMENSTHDKISSLSSSDENEWNTHAVTNPDEVADEVIALAEMSVRNHTERRKLGYFTCGTGNPIDDCWRCDANWHKNRKRLADCGIGFGRNAIGGRDGRFYVVTDPNDDNPVNPRPGTLRHAVIQDRPLWIVFKRDMVIQLKQELIVNSFKTIDGRGANVHIANGGCITIQYVTNVIVHGLHIHDCRPTGNAMVRSSETHFGWRTMADGDAISIFGSSHVWIDHNSLSHCADGLVDAVMGSTAITISNNHMTHHNEVMLLGHSDSYTRDKAMQVTIAYNHFGVGLIQRMPRCRHGYFHVVNNDYTHWEMYAIGGSANPTINSQGNRYAAPKNPFAKEVTKRVDTPASHWKGWNWRTEGDLLQNGAYFTASGAASSGSYARASSLAAKSSSLVATITNDAGALPCRRGRQCTS, from the exons ATGGCGGTTCTTCCGACATGGATTTTAGCTATGATGTGTCTACTCTTCTTCGTCGGAGCAATGGAGAACAGTACGCACGACAAGATCTCATCTCTCTCCAG TTCCGACGAAAATGAATGGAACACGCATGCAGTGACAAATCCAGATGAAGTAGCGGACGAAGTTATCGCCTTGGCTGAAAT GAGTGTAAGAAACCATACCGAGAGGAGGAAGCTAGGTTACTTTACTTGCGGAACAGGCAACCCTATCGACGATTGTTGGAGATGCGATGCCAACTGGCACAAGAACCGCAAACGCCTAGCGGACTGTGGAATCGGGTTCGGAAGAAACGCGATCGGTGGACGAGACGGGCGTTTCTACGTAGTCACCGACCCAAATGACGACAACCCGGTTAACCCTAGACCGGGGACACTACGTCACGCCGTGATCCAAGACCGACCGCTATGGATCGTTTTCAAACGCGACATGGTGATTCAGCTAAAACAAGAGCTGATCGTCAACAGCTTCAAAACGATCGACGGACGCGGCGCAAACGTTCACATCGCTAACGGCGGTTGCATCACGATTCAGTACGTGACGAACGTCATCGTGCATGGGTTGCATATTCATGACTGTAGACCGACGGGTAACGCTATGGTGAGAAGCTCAGAGACGCACTTTGGGTGGAGGACTATGGCGGATGGTGACGCGATTTCGATCTTTGGATCGAGTCATGTTTGGATTGATCACAACTCGTTGTCTCATTGCGCTGATGGGCTTGTGGATGCTGTTATGGGCTCGACGGCGATTACCATCTCTAACAACCATATGACTCATCATAACGAGGTTATGTTGCTCGGACATAGTGATTCTTACACGAGGGATAAAGCTATGCAAGTTACTATTGCTTATAACCATTTTGGAGTCGGACTTATTCAAAGAATGCCGAG GTGCCGACACGGGTATTTCCATGTCGTGAACAATGACTACACTCACTGGGAAATGTACGCGATTGGTGGAAGCGCAAACCCGACAATCAACAGTCAAGGAAACCGCTACGCCGCCCCGAAGAATCCCTTTGCTAAAGAG GTGACTAAGAGAGTGGACACACCGGCTAGTCATTGGAAAGGATGGAACTGGAGAACGGAAGGAGATTTGCTTCAGAACGGAGCTTATTTCACTGCTTCTGGAGCCGCTTCATCTGGTAGCTACGCACGTGCCTCTAGCCTCGCAGCTAAATCTTCTTCATTGGTCGCAACCATTACTAACGACGCTGGAGCTCTACCTTGTCGCAGAGGACGTCAATGTACCTCATAG
- the LOC103844447 gene encoding glycine-rich protein 5 translates to MHRKSRRNSGFAGVGGYASVGGLGMPLIGGLGGVVKYGGIGGAAGIGGFKGLGGGLGGGVGGLGGIGGGIGKAGGIGGVGGAGGGLGGIGGGGIGKAGGIGGVGGIGGGPGVVGGVAGAHGVVGGVGGGIIPHP, encoded by the coding sequence ATGCATCGGAAAAGTCGGAGGAATAGTGGATTCGCGGGAGTTGGTGGTTACGCCAGCGTGGGAGGTCTAGGTATGCCACTCATTGGCGGTCTAGGCGGTGTCGTTAAATACGGTGGCATAGGCGGTGCAGCTGGAATCGGTGGCTTTAAGGGTCTAGGCGGAGGTTTGGGGGGCGGTGTTGGAGGTCTTGGTGGAATTGGTGGGGGTATTGGTAAGGCAGGTGGTATTGGCGGTGTTGGCGGAGCTGGAGGTGGTTTAGGTGGAATCGGTGGTGGTGGCATTGGTAAGGCAGGTGGTATTGGTGGTGTTGGTGGTATCGGCGGTGGGCCTGGCGTGGTCGGTGGCGTTGCCGGTGCACACGGCGTGGTCGGTGGCGTTGGCGGTGGGATCATTCCACATCCTTGA